In the genome of Rhopalosiphum padi isolate XX-2018 chromosome 1, ASM2088224v1, whole genome shotgun sequence, the window aatataaccatatttAATACTAGGTATAATAAAGATACACGTATTGAAATTgtgtacattaataatttatttttgtttaaaatttcaattatattaaagaaattaaatatgtttactgCGAGTCACACTGAAAGCATTCTCGAGTATGAGCACACGGAccacatgtttgatacaatgataccacTATCGTACTAAATAATTCGCAGTTCTTTTTGaaactagaaaaatattaaaaaccaggagattaatgaacttttaaatgttgaaacgtcaatattttcagaaaaatgaactctCCAAAAAggctattttcaatttttttgaaaatagttaaataataaaattttgtttttaacttttttaccaaaccattaaaataaattaaatcatgaaatatttgtagttcttgtccctgtgaatcttattaacaaatcaaaattataatatttccattatttcAGATGATATCGCTTTAAGCAAATCCTCACGGGACAttctgtaatataatacaaatatagtattgataaaaaatatgtataatataggttaatagtataataggacataggtactattaatgtaagtagtaaaagtaaaatatgtatactaatattactaattaatgtAAGTAGTAAGTATGATATCAATCATAAATCTGGACACCTGGTGGCTGGTACCTTGAATAAAATCACTCTAGATTTGGATAATCTCTAACTACTTTTTTTACTCTTTCCATCCCAATTAACTGTCTTGTCCTTTTTATTTCTTGGGATATTTAGATTCTCTACTATACCTACattgacttattttaatttcatttattaggTTCTGTTGATGTGAGACatcaaatcatttataaatttatagttaaatcctttacatttattatgttgttttagcataatatacataccgtcaaggtaatacatttaatacatttaatacacaAACTTACACTAATtagtacacatattttatttgtactacttacatatttgtgttttatatattatattataattgctacTATATTTTACCGGCGATATTTTGTCGGTAATTCGTCATGGTAACATGcatgcattaatattattttattgatatatataatatatgtatttttttaaaacaattatatattttaagtttttatctaAAAGTCGTATATTCTTGAGAACGTTACTATTCAATCAAGGACATCAGTCTTAAAATcactattgtaattatttataagattcactacttagatttaaaataataaaaaaccaataatttctCTAGGTATTATATGCAgggttaaaatatgttttaatcaaacttttttaaatatgtgtttaataaCCGTCGCACTATCGCTATAACGAGCATCGGTACGCGATTGTTGCCCTTAAGATAACATGCCGCGACCTCCCAACACACTGACATCGTCGTAAGTAAATAGTAAACATaacgtatttaaattaaaatcaacaacATTATACAGGTAGATCGCCTAATTAACAATGCaacaaataattctataataaaccCTTCAGATTCAAGATATACACCTAAATATgataacacatataataattaggATGTCGGTTAGAcacaaaaattcaataaaaaaaacattcagaTTCATCCAAACCAAATTTTCCTGGGcctactttaaatataaaaataataaaaatttatagcgGCTAATCACTACGAAATGCTTATACAAACCGAACCTGTTAACCCGACCATTGCAGTTTCTAACTCGAAAGCATCTTACACTTCAGAAACACCTAATATCATCAGTCAAATTAAACCACCATCACCGATTTTTCTGCAGGCCGCGACATAAACCCACACCTAGAGCagcattttttatagtgtttacatGTAAGGGGCGGCCAAACTCAAATTTATCTAGGTGTGTTTAAACACTTGAGCCGGGCTTAGATTTTTGTAAATGGCATAATTGAATTTTCGAAAACGTTTGAAGCCATCATAATTGAGCTAATTGGGGTTGacaatttgtattgtaaatCCATCTTAGatcgtataaaaatacaaacagcCAATCCTGAATCATACAAATCTctgatacattaatttaaaaaaacacgaCGCCCAGTATCATTACTATACCAACTAAAAGAGGATAAACCTATTCGAGTCGTCATCCGTAACAAACACACAcagaattaattaaatcaacgcCGCTAATGTAAAagtataacatcatattataattgtttagacTGTTTAGAGTATTTACTCTATGTAAAAgccaataatttttgtttcacaTTTTTACCATGTATTGACTGTTCTGCATCTGCAACTATatgtctattatataatatctgtatatataaaaatttcgtGTCACGATGTATGTTCGCGATAATCTCCGAAACTACTGGaccgattttgatgaaattgttTACACCGTGTGTAATTTGGGCCAACTTAAAAGATAGgatagtttttatttctttttttttaatattttgaatattttaattaactttttaataaatttgtataattgcaTGGTGTATTTCGGGTTTTCCCGTGACCGACCGCGACAGTATCTATATAGCTAACTGTAATCTGACTTCTTTTCTATTGTGTGTGTTTTATCGTTGGCGACGTGTAGATATGAATTGTTCCGAGAATTATCTCCATAATATATAGGATAGTTTTTATCTCAatctgaatatataaaaatttcgtGTCACGATGTATGTTCGCGATAATCTCCGAAACTACTGGTAATATATAGGATAGTTTTtatctcaatattattttttgcattgcaattattgtaataaagaaAGTTATAGAATTTTCGAGAAATGTTCAAAGGTATAAAATGCGAAGTTCGGTACGACGTATTCATCAGTCAATATAAAGCGCCACAATCTGACCGAGTCAGTCATTATCGAGTTAATCGCGCCGTCTCGAGTTTTTTAATTGAGAGTGTCTTTCCggatatattgaattattatttagatcacAATTGGCTCTGTAATCGTGCTATTTTGGCAGCAAGAAATGTTGATGTGAACgaaattaacttccatatacaACAGATTTTGCCCGGTGATTTGATGTCTTTTAAATCAATCGACACAGTTATTGATGAAAACGAAACCGTAAACTTTCCA includes:
- the LOC132925767 gene encoding uncharacterized protein LOC132925767 encodes the protein MFKGIKCEVRYDVFISQYKAPQSDRVSHYRVNRAVSSFLIESVFPDILNYYLDHNWLCNRAILAARNVDVNEINFHIQQILPGDLMSFKSIDTVIDENETVNFPTEFLNSLDLPGMPPHNLQLKIGSPIILLRNLNPPQLCNGTRLVIKK